In one window of Temnothorax longispinosus isolate EJ_2023e chromosome 9, Tlon_JGU_v1, whole genome shotgun sequence DNA:
- the LOC139818854 gene encoding death-associated protein kinase 1 isoform X4 — MMPGTSRQLETSNGNPVWSTLMEVHHEPIEKNYQLLEEIGKGQFAIVRKCQEIKTGALYAAKIMRKRRVARGVAAADIAREAGLLARLRHPNIVSLYKVIDTGTTVVLLLELITGGELFHWTPSGEAEAAHVVRQVLMALNHLHSHQVAHLDIKPENILLSSPPPMPSIKLIDLGLSHRLVPGSEHRALFGTPEFVAPEIVNYEPLSLGTDLWAVGVLTYILLSGASPFLGEDKQETYANVAACQYQFDNEYFSNVSEIAKDFIRSLLIKDPKERGNAESCLKHPWILTESEAPQGLGGAMISAVKRGCVEAVSQLLLQGAPLNMKDSKEDTLLHIACEIGDEGMTILLIESGIDLDTPNKQGLTALHVAARHGHINLVRHLCLAGCDVDKTNRGIRADVTAIKYGHPEIANLLDKLRNLNQRENYIRQLQPTHRPIDRLHIRLLGHCASGKTSLINSLKSGLFSFGFFRRSRSQNCSAKREPSIELDVTSKHGSLSFEYSDSEYEGTQGVEWSRGNVGGECVFWELCGREEFLASYHYVLTFQQPAVHLITVSLREPLTVQLQQIKFWLQFILDRINPTNVGFGGKCNDVKVILVGTYAPEPLAPNSNGGNLLAPLLPFLKDFTSILGEEPQMVALDATNPSSPGLKLLRSYLNNARMEFLESALVWTGLAEAWRSYMQSLEVPPLMLTQEEFLNEVRKINPLVCLEHCRHLGLQLQNLGECILLPGNLIVLSPEWFWQDVLNWQLSPDQRGRLGGRTTGVYTLEDFQARCPCPAAQALQALQAVNLCVPCEVDDDEVEYEIPCLNLVERLPGLWEPWKPCSNALPHTGLRLCPEEAPLYHLTAIFTHLQAQLRKITQTWDPSNSDLYQWWRGSKLCLGPCESIITFEEEEHSCVEIQVRGPRGSSAQCFALLSVILDAMDTTIELVAPGMLLERHWLSPSQLREYDEIVHSWAPATVISALIDKGLEEATLKNPLNDQQETVWEIVSCGLPLMENCVPGPKQPVKYIKPAVQRRLAQMLDPPDHHGRDWCLLAVRLGLGDRVAQLDSTVDSPTLRLLNCAGAECTVGLLVQQLRALDREDAVHLLLTYTPTYVLLMSIDSETGSNLSR, encoded by the exons ATGATGCCTGGCACGTCTCGCCAGCTGGAAACGTCTAACGGTA ATCCTGTGTGGAGCACTTTAATGGAGGTCCACCATGAACCGATTGAAAAGAACTATCAGCTGCTTGAAGAGATTGGCAA GGGTCAATTTGCTATTGTACGAAAATgtcaagaaataaaaactggAGCATTGTACGCCGCAAAAATTATGCGAAAGAGGCGAGTTGCCAGAGGTGTGGCTGCTGCTGACATTG cacgAGAAGCTGGTCTTTTGGCTCGATTAAGACATCCTAACATTGTTTCATTATACAAAGTAATAGACACAGGAACAACAGTGGTGTTGCTCCTGGAATTGATTACGGGAGGCGAATTATTTCATTGGACTCCGTCCGGTGAAGCAGAAGCTGCTCATGTG GTGCGCCAAGTTTTAATGGCACTTAATCATTTACATTCCCACCAAGTTGCTCATCTGGATATTAAGCCTGAGAATATTCTACTGTCGTCACCACCACCGATGCCTAGCATCAAGCTGATAG ATTTAGGTCTATCGCATCGACTGGTACCTGGTTCAGAACATAGAGCACTGTTTGGCACGCCTGAATTTGTGGCGCCGGAAATCGTAAATTACGAACCACTTAGCTTGGGAACTGATCTTTGGGCTGTTGGTGTATTAACGTATATTCTTCTGAGCGGAGCTTCACCATTTTTAGGCGAGGATAAGCAAGAGACATACGCAAACGTTGCTGCTTGCCAATACCAATTTGACAATGAATATTTCAGTAATGTGTCCGAGATTGCCAAAGACTTTATACGATCCTTGTTGATCAAGGATCCAAA ggaGAGAGGAAATGCTGAATCGTGCCTTAAACATCCCTGGATTCTCACG GAATCTGAAGCTCCTCAAGGTCTCGGTGGAGCAATGATCAGTGCTGTGAAGCGTGGCTGTGTTGAGGCTGTCTCTCAGTTACTGTTACAGGGTGCTCCATTAAATATGAAAGACTCT AAAGAAGACACTCTTTTGCATATCGCCTGTGAGATTGGCGACGAGGGAATGACGATTTTGCTGATAGAGAGCGGAATTGATCTAGACACACCGAACAAACAAGGTCTCACGGCGTTACATGTAGCTGCTCGTCACGGACATATTAATCTTGTCAGACATTTGTGCCTTGCTGGTTGCGACGTTGATAAAACAAATCGAGGGATCCGAGCGGACGTCACGGCGATTAAATATGGACATCCGGAGATCGcaaatttattagataaattgagaaat tTGAATCAGCGCGAAAATTACATTCGTCAGCTGCAACCGACACACAGACCGATAGACCGGCTGCATATAAGACTGCTCGGGCATTGTGCCTCTGGAAAAACATCATTaatcaattctttaaaatctgGACTATTTAGTTTTGGCTTCTTTCGAAGATCGAGAAGCCAGAATTGTAGCGCTAAG AGAGAACCAAGCATCGAACTCGACGTGACGAGTAAACACGGGTCTCTCAGTTTTGAGTACAGCGATAGTGAGTATGAAGGTACTCAGGGAGTAGAGTGGAGTCGCGGTAATGTAG GTGGCGAATGCGTCTTTTGGGAGTTATGTGGACGCGAAGAGTTTCTGGCGTCTTATCATTACGTACTTACATTCCAGCAACCAGCAGTGCATCTTATTACAGTCAGTTTGAGAGAACCGCTGACCGTTCAACTTCAGCAGATAAAATTCTGGCTGCAATTTATTTTGGATCGTATTAATCCGACTAATGTTG GATTTGGTGGCAAATGCAACGACGTAAAAGTAATCTTAGTCGGTACTTACGCACCAGAACCTTTAGCTCCGAATTCTAACGGCGGCAATCTACTCGCACCACTCTTGCCATTTCTGAAAGACTTTACATCAATTTTAGGAGAAGAACCTCAAATGGTAGCATTAGACGCAACTAATCCTTCTAGTCCTGGCCTGAAACTCCTCagatcttatttaaataatgcaagGATGGAATTTCTCGAG AGCGCCTTAGTGTGGACTGGTCTCGCCGAAGCATGGAGGTCGTACATGCAGTCGTTAGAAGTGCCTCCGTTAATGCTTACTCAGGAAGAATTTCTGAACGAGGTTCGAAAGATCAATCCTTTAGTATGTTTGGAACATTGCAGACATCTCGGATTACAGTTACAG aaCTTGGGGGAATGCATTCTTTTACCTGGAAATCTGATAGTACTTAGTCCCGAATGGTTTTGGCAAGATGTGCTAAATTGGCAATTAAGCCCCGATCAAAGAGGACGATTGGGCGGTCGAACCACCGGTGTTTACACCTTAGAAGATTTTCAAGCACGATGTCCGTGCCCTGCCGCTCAAGCTCTGCAAGCTTTACAAGCAGTCAATTTATGCGTTCCG tgCGAAGTGGATGACGACGAAGTGGAGTACGAGATACCGTGTTTAAACCTTGTAGAGCGTCTACCGGGTTTATGGGAACCGTGGAAACCATGTTCCAACGCGTTACCTCACACTGGTTTACGTCTTTGTCCAGAAGAAGCGCCTTTATACCATTTAACTGCTATATTTACGCACTTACAG GCGCAACTGAGAAAAATTACTCAAACGTGGGATCCATCGAATTCGGATCTGTATCAGTGGTGGCGAGGATCAAAACTATGTTTGGGACCTTGTGAAAGTATAATCACTTTCGAGGAAGAGGAACACAGCTGCGTGGAAATTCAAGTTCGCGGTCCGCGTGGTTCCAGTGCGCAGTGTTTTGCTCTTCTTAGCGTGATTCTGGATGCGATGGATACAACCATCGAATTAGTCGCCCCTGGAATGTTACTCGAGAGGCATTGGTTGAGTCCTAGCCAGCTTCGAGAATACGACGAG ATAGTTCACTCTTGGGCGCCAGCCACTGTTATATCAGCTTTAATTGACAAAGGTCTCGAAGAGGCAACCCTTAAGAATCCTCTAAACGACCAACAAGAAACCGTGTGGGAGATAGTAAGTTGCGGTCTGCCATTGATGGAGAATTGCGTTCCCGGACCGAAGCAACCTGTAAAATACATTAAGCCTGCTGTGCAGCGGCGGCTGGCGCAGATGCTGGATCCACCTGATCATCACGGAAGAGATTGGTGCTTACTCGCTGTAAGGCTCGGTTTGGGGGATCGCGTCGCCCAACTAGATAGTACAGTGGACAGTCCAACTTTGAG GCTACTGAACTGCGCGGGTGCGGAATGCACCGTAGGTTTGCTGGTGCAACAATTGCGAGCACTCGATCGCGAGGACGCCGTGCACCTGTTGCTCACGTATACGCCAACCTACGTGCTATTGATGTCCATCGACTCCGAGACAGGGTCTAATCTTTCCAGATGA
- the LOC139818854 gene encoding death-associated protein kinase 1 isoform X5, whose protein sequence is MMPGTSRQLETSNDPVWSTLMEVHHEPIEKNYQLLEEIGKGQFAIVRKCQEIKTGALYAAKIMRKRRVARGVAAADIAREAGLLARLRHPNIVSLYKVIDTGTTVVLLLELITGGELFHWTPSGEAEAAHVVRQVLMALNHLHSHQVAHLDIKPENILLSSPPPMPSIKLIDLGLSHRLVPGSEHRALFGTPEFVAPEIVNYEPLSLGTDLWAVGVLTYILLSGASPFLGEDKQETYANVAACQYQFDNEYFSNVSEIAKDFIRSLLIKDPKERGNAESCLKHPWILTESEAPQGLGGAMISAVKRGCVEAVSQLLLQGAPLNMKDSKEDTLLHIACEIGDEGMTILLIESGIDLDTPNKQGLTALHVAARHGHINLVRHLCLAGCDVDKTNRGIRADVTAIKYGHPEIANLLDKLRNLNQRENYIRQLQPTHRPIDRLHIRLLGHCASGKTSLINSLKSGLFSFGFFRRSRSQNCSAKREPSIELDVTSKHGSLSFEYSDSEYEGTQGVEWSRGNVGGECVFWELCGREEFLASYHYVLTFQQPAVHLITVSLREPLTVQLQQIKFWLQFILDRINPTNVGFGGKCNDVKVILVGTYAPEPLAPNSNGGNLLAPLLPFLKDFTSILGEEPQMVALDATNPSSPGLKLLRSYLNNARMEFLESALVWTGLAEAWRSYMQSLEVPPLMLTQEEFLNEVRKINPLVCLEHCRHLGLQLQNLGECILLPGNLIVLSPEWFWQDVLNWQLSPDQRGRLGGRTTGVYTLEDFQARCPCPAAQALQALQAVNLCVPCEVDDDEVEYEIPCLNLVERLPGLWEPWKPCSNALPHTGLRLCPEEAPLYHLTAIFTHLQAQLRKITQTWDPSNSDLYQWWRGSKLCLGPCESIITFEEEEHSCVEIQVRGPRGSSAQCFALLSVILDAMDTTIELVAPGMLLERHWLSPSQLREYDEIVHSWAPATVISALIDKGLEEATLKNPLNDQQETVWEIVSCGLPLMENCVPGPKQPVKYIKPAVQRRLAQMLDPPDHHGRDWCLLAVRLGLGDRVAQLDSTVDSPTLRLLNCAGAECTVGLLVQQLRALDREDAVHLLLTYTPTYVLLMSIDSETGSNLSR, encoded by the exons ATGATGCCTGGCACGTCTCGCCAGCTGGAAACGTCTAACG ATCCTGTGTGGAGCACTTTAATGGAGGTCCACCATGAACCGATTGAAAAGAACTATCAGCTGCTTGAAGAGATTGGCAA GGGTCAATTTGCTATTGTACGAAAATgtcaagaaataaaaactggAGCATTGTACGCCGCAAAAATTATGCGAAAGAGGCGAGTTGCCAGAGGTGTGGCTGCTGCTGACATTG cacgAGAAGCTGGTCTTTTGGCTCGATTAAGACATCCTAACATTGTTTCATTATACAAAGTAATAGACACAGGAACAACAGTGGTGTTGCTCCTGGAATTGATTACGGGAGGCGAATTATTTCATTGGACTCCGTCCGGTGAAGCAGAAGCTGCTCATGTG GTGCGCCAAGTTTTAATGGCACTTAATCATTTACATTCCCACCAAGTTGCTCATCTGGATATTAAGCCTGAGAATATTCTACTGTCGTCACCACCACCGATGCCTAGCATCAAGCTGATAG ATTTAGGTCTATCGCATCGACTGGTACCTGGTTCAGAACATAGAGCACTGTTTGGCACGCCTGAATTTGTGGCGCCGGAAATCGTAAATTACGAACCACTTAGCTTGGGAACTGATCTTTGGGCTGTTGGTGTATTAACGTATATTCTTCTGAGCGGAGCTTCACCATTTTTAGGCGAGGATAAGCAAGAGACATACGCAAACGTTGCTGCTTGCCAATACCAATTTGACAATGAATATTTCAGTAATGTGTCCGAGATTGCCAAAGACTTTATACGATCCTTGTTGATCAAGGATCCAAA ggaGAGAGGAAATGCTGAATCGTGCCTTAAACATCCCTGGATTCTCACG GAATCTGAAGCTCCTCAAGGTCTCGGTGGAGCAATGATCAGTGCTGTGAAGCGTGGCTGTGTTGAGGCTGTCTCTCAGTTACTGTTACAGGGTGCTCCATTAAATATGAAAGACTCT AAAGAAGACACTCTTTTGCATATCGCCTGTGAGATTGGCGACGAGGGAATGACGATTTTGCTGATAGAGAGCGGAATTGATCTAGACACACCGAACAAACAAGGTCTCACGGCGTTACATGTAGCTGCTCGTCACGGACATATTAATCTTGTCAGACATTTGTGCCTTGCTGGTTGCGACGTTGATAAAACAAATCGAGGGATCCGAGCGGACGTCACGGCGATTAAATATGGACATCCGGAGATCGcaaatttattagataaattgagaaat tTGAATCAGCGCGAAAATTACATTCGTCAGCTGCAACCGACACACAGACCGATAGACCGGCTGCATATAAGACTGCTCGGGCATTGTGCCTCTGGAAAAACATCATTaatcaattctttaaaatctgGACTATTTAGTTTTGGCTTCTTTCGAAGATCGAGAAGCCAGAATTGTAGCGCTAAG AGAGAACCAAGCATCGAACTCGACGTGACGAGTAAACACGGGTCTCTCAGTTTTGAGTACAGCGATAGTGAGTATGAAGGTACTCAGGGAGTAGAGTGGAGTCGCGGTAATGTAG GTGGCGAATGCGTCTTTTGGGAGTTATGTGGACGCGAAGAGTTTCTGGCGTCTTATCATTACGTACTTACATTCCAGCAACCAGCAGTGCATCTTATTACAGTCAGTTTGAGAGAACCGCTGACCGTTCAACTTCAGCAGATAAAATTCTGGCTGCAATTTATTTTGGATCGTATTAATCCGACTAATGTTG GATTTGGTGGCAAATGCAACGACGTAAAAGTAATCTTAGTCGGTACTTACGCACCAGAACCTTTAGCTCCGAATTCTAACGGCGGCAATCTACTCGCACCACTCTTGCCATTTCTGAAAGACTTTACATCAATTTTAGGAGAAGAACCTCAAATGGTAGCATTAGACGCAACTAATCCTTCTAGTCCTGGCCTGAAACTCCTCagatcttatttaaataatgcaagGATGGAATTTCTCGAG AGCGCCTTAGTGTGGACTGGTCTCGCCGAAGCATGGAGGTCGTACATGCAGTCGTTAGAAGTGCCTCCGTTAATGCTTACTCAGGAAGAATTTCTGAACGAGGTTCGAAAGATCAATCCTTTAGTATGTTTGGAACATTGCAGACATCTCGGATTACAGTTACAG aaCTTGGGGGAATGCATTCTTTTACCTGGAAATCTGATAGTACTTAGTCCCGAATGGTTTTGGCAAGATGTGCTAAATTGGCAATTAAGCCCCGATCAAAGAGGACGATTGGGCGGTCGAACCACCGGTGTTTACACCTTAGAAGATTTTCAAGCACGATGTCCGTGCCCTGCCGCTCAAGCTCTGCAAGCTTTACAAGCAGTCAATTTATGCGTTCCG tgCGAAGTGGATGACGACGAAGTGGAGTACGAGATACCGTGTTTAAACCTTGTAGAGCGTCTACCGGGTTTATGGGAACCGTGGAAACCATGTTCCAACGCGTTACCTCACACTGGTTTACGTCTTTGTCCAGAAGAAGCGCCTTTATACCATTTAACTGCTATATTTACGCACTTACAG GCGCAACTGAGAAAAATTACTCAAACGTGGGATCCATCGAATTCGGATCTGTATCAGTGGTGGCGAGGATCAAAACTATGTTTGGGACCTTGTGAAAGTATAATCACTTTCGAGGAAGAGGAACACAGCTGCGTGGAAATTCAAGTTCGCGGTCCGCGTGGTTCCAGTGCGCAGTGTTTTGCTCTTCTTAGCGTGATTCTGGATGCGATGGATACAACCATCGAATTAGTCGCCCCTGGAATGTTACTCGAGAGGCATTGGTTGAGTCCTAGCCAGCTTCGAGAATACGACGAG ATAGTTCACTCTTGGGCGCCAGCCACTGTTATATCAGCTTTAATTGACAAAGGTCTCGAAGAGGCAACCCTTAAGAATCCTCTAAACGACCAACAAGAAACCGTGTGGGAGATAGTAAGTTGCGGTCTGCCATTGATGGAGAATTGCGTTCCCGGACCGAAGCAACCTGTAAAATACATTAAGCCTGCTGTGCAGCGGCGGCTGGCGCAGATGCTGGATCCACCTGATCATCACGGAAGAGATTGGTGCTTACTCGCTGTAAGGCTCGGTTTGGGGGATCGCGTCGCCCAACTAGATAGTACAGTGGACAGTCCAACTTTGAG GCTACTGAACTGCGCGGGTGCGGAATGCACCGTAGGTTTGCTGGTGCAACAATTGCGAGCACTCGATCGCGAGGACGCCGTGCACCTGTTGCTCACGTATACGCCAACCTACGTGCTATTGATGTCCATCGACTCCGAGACAGGGTCTAATCTTTCCAGATGA